Genomic segment of Vibrio natriegens NBRC 15636 = ATCC 14048 = DSM 759:
TTCTATGCAATCTGGATTTAATAGCACTTCTTATTTTTGTAAAAAGTTTAAAGAAGCCCATGGGTTTAGTCCCAGGCAATTCCGAAAGATACTAGCAATGAATAAATAACAATAGTAGGCGATTAATTTTTCCTGGCTAAACAATGTAAAGCACATATTATTTAATAATCTTATGGAGATTTATTTAGATTAGAGCGCTAGCCTAAATATCTCCTCATAACCCTCCAAAAATACCACTTTGTGATTATTGTAAAACCAGTCAACAAGATCATGGCACTTTGAATGTAAGTTTTTTTCAATAATTAAAAAAGCTCAAGTTGCTATCAGAGAATCAGTTTGGAAAGCAATATACTGACGTACACCCACATCATTATTACTGACACTTCTAATATTTAAGGTGAGCTATGAGTTGATTACTTGCGGCTCTAAATTAAGGCTAAATTGACTATAATCAAGTTAAGGGCTCGGATAGAGGAGTATGTTGGTCAGACATACTGCTAAAAGGAAGTAGTGCCATGATATACAAATATTTTCTTCGAGAGATATTGGGTTTAGCCATTGTGGTCTGTGTTGTTTTCGGAGTATTGGGTGTACTGCTGGATGTTTTTGCTCTAACAGCATATTTTGAGCATCAAAACTCTATTGCTGATGTCTTTTTCCATGAGTCTTTATACTTTGTTATTTTCTTCATCCCGCCGTATTTTCTCTGGAAACTTATCAATCGCCCAGATCTAGTCGTCGCTAGGCAAAGTTACTTGGCAATGAAGCTTGAAGCAGAACGTCGTCAATACGCTGATCATCTTTAAGAGCAGTTGGCTATTGACCTCAAGCCAGTATCTAAAAAGCACAAAGGCTCATGGATGTTTCCACGAGCCTTTTTCAATATTGCCATTACCTATGCGAAAGGTGATGGCAGAGTACTATCAAGCGTTATGCTGTTTCTAATCCTTAAAATGCAGGCTCAATCGTGCCCTTAAAGGTTTTATCTAAAAAGTCACGAATCTCCTGAGACTGGTAGATCGACACAAACTTCTTGTACTCTTCTTTATTTTTATCTGCTTCGCGTGTTGCGATAACCATAACAGCCAGAGGTGCTTCTTTCGATTCTAGATAGATCCCTTGTTTTTTAGGATCAAGCCCTGATGACATCACATAGTTCATCGTAATGGTTGCCGCATCGACATCGTCTAATGTTCTTGGCAACTGGGCTGCATCAACTTCAATGAACTGAAATGCTTTTGGATTCTCCGTAATGTCTGTCAACGCCGCTTTATGGCCGACACCCGGTCTCAATGTAATTAAGCCCGCATCAGCAAGTAGGAGTAGGCCGCGACCACCGTTGGTTGGATCATTCGGGATCGCAATGCGCGCATTCTCAGGTAGGTCTTCAAGAGAACGGAACTTGTTTGAGTAAACTCCCATACGCATCAGAATAGATTGGCCGATAGAGACTAAGTGAGCGTTGTGGCTGTTGTTGAAGTTATCTAGAAACGGTTGATGCTGATAGCTGTTGATGTCGATACTGCCATCACTCAATGCTGCGTTTGGTGTTACGTAATCGGAAAACTCAACCACCTCTACTTTAAGTCCTTGTTTTTCTGCTTCTTTGGCGACCGCTTCTACAACTTGTGCATGAGGTCCAACGGTTGCTCCAACCTTAATGACAGAGTCTTCTTTTTGCCCGCACGCCGCTAAGCTCAATGCTGCTATGAAAATAAAAGGTAACTGCTTAATTTGGCTAAAACTTTCCATAATAACTCCATTTATATTTTTTGGACGTCTATACGGCTAATCTATCATAATTATAAAACCCGTCAATGTTTGATCGCTCGGTCAACTACTAATGTCTCCCGTCTTTGAGAATTTTGCTTCTGCTAGCGTATCCCCTACCAGTTGCCTCTCTGTCTTTAAAGGTTGGTTAATCATTTATGCGACGAATGTAATAAAGTTAAATTATTCAACTAATTATGCATAAAGTCACTAAAGTGCAGATGGTTTTGGTCGATATTTAAAATGAGACTTTAGTTCCATAATTTCAAGCAGTAATAATGGAAAGGAGGGCCATGCGTGACATTGAGCCTACACAACAACACCGCTGCATTAGCAACACGACGTCACGTTGCTGATGCATCTGAAGATTTTAATTCTTCAATACTTAAACTTTCTTCGGGAAAAAAGATCAACAGTGCTAAAGATGATGCGGCTGGTTTACAAATTTCGAATCGATTACATGTACAAACTCGAGGGTTAGATGTAGCAGCTAAGAATGTTAATGACGGAGTAGCCATAGTTCAGACTGCTGAAGGATCTATGAGAGAAATATCTCATATTCTACAAGATATGAGAGACCAATCCTTACAAGCAGCCAACGGAGCATACTCAATAGCGGATAGGCAAGCTATTCAAAAAAATGTCCAAGCTTTAAAGGATGAGCTTCATAGTATCGCGAGTTCAGCCAACTTTGCTGGCACTAACTTGCTCGATGGCACATATGGTAAGAAAGCACTTCAAGTGGGTTCCAACAATGAAACGATTCTCCTTGAGCTAAAGGATATGCGCTCTAGCGCTTCATCGATGGGTGGAAAGATATTTGTTGCACAAGAAGCCAAAGGTGCAGACTGGGTTGTCGGGGAAGATGGCCACAAGCTCAGCATTGATTTCATCGACAAATCTGGGAACGATGTGAGCCTTAACATCGAAGCTAAAATTGGAGATGATATTGAAGAGCTTGCAACTTATATCAACGGACAGCAAGAGTTTATTACAGCATCGGTATCGGGTAGTGGTGAACTGCAAATGTTTGTTGGTTCTGATATTGCAGAAGATGAGATTTGTTTTTCTGGATGTCTGGCTAAAGAGTTGAACTTCGACAATGGCCGTAAGTCGATTGTTGAGAACATCGATGTAACCAGTACAGGAGGAGCCCACGAAGCGGTCGCTGTCATTGATTCTGCATTGAATTATGTGGATGGACATCAAGCAGATATGGGAGCACTTCATAATCGATTTGATCGCATGCTCTCTAATTTAACTAATATGCATGAAAATATTAGTGCATCGAAAGGAAATCGTACTGATACAGATTTCGCAAAAGAAACAACTGAAATGACTCGAGCTAAAATTCTTCAACAATCTTCATCATCTATGTTAGCTCAAGCCAGAGTAATTCCTAATGCAGCTTTGAACCTGCTGAATTAATAGTGTGTGACTTGATATTTGTATCTCAATGGCTGCTCATGTGTTTGTAATGCACATGGGTATCTATTGATGAGAAAACTTAGAATGCCAATACCAAGCAACGAATTAGTTGTTCTTGTGCGATTTTATGCTTACTAAACGGCTGGTATTGGTATACGACGGGCGTGCTACTTACTTGGCAAAGTTCACAACCAGAAAAGACAAAGGCCCGTAGATTTCTCTACGAGCCTTATAGAATATGGTGGCCCCTCGCAGACTTGAACTGCGGACCAATCGATTATGAGTCGACTGCTCTAACCACTGAGCTAAGGGGCCTGATAGGTCAACGATTATAGGGGAAGCGCTGCGAGGTGTCTAGATACCAACATGGCTAATTGCGCTTAGTTTTTATCCACTTAGCACAGTGGATAATAAAAAAGGTGACCTAGGGTCACCTTTTTTGATTTTTTAAAGCTTATTAGCGCTTTGCTTACTCGTCCAGGAAGCTGCGCAGTGTTTCTGAGCGGCTTGGGTGACGAAGTTTACGTAGTGCTTTTGCTTCGATCTGACGAATACGTTCACGAGTAACGTCGAACTGTTTACCAACCTCTTCTAGAGTGTGGTCGGTGTTCATGTCGATACCAAAACGCATACGAAGTACTTTTGCTTCACGTGGCGTTAGACCTGCAAGCACGTCTTTTGTCGCGCCTTTCAAGCTTGTCGCTGTTGCAGAATCCAATGGTAGTTCAAGCGTCGTATCTTCGATGAAATCACCTAGATGCGAATCTTCGTCGTCACCGATTGGTGTCTCCATTGAGATTGGCTCTTTAGCGATTTTCAGCACTTTACGAATCTTGTCTTCTGGCATCTGCATGCGTTCAGCAAGTTCTTCCGGTAGCGGCTCACGACCCATCTCTTGTAGCATTTGACGAGAGATACGGTTTAGCTTGTTGATCGTTTCGATCATGTGTACCGGAATACGAATCGTACGAGCTTGGTCTGCGATTGAACGAGTGATAGCCTGACGGATCCACCACGTTGCGTATGTCGAGAACTTGTAACCACGACGATACTCGAACTTGTCTACCGCTTTCATCAAGCCGATGTTACCTTCCTGGATTAGATCCAAGAACTGTAGACCACGGTTGGTGTATTTCTTCGCGATAGAAATTACCAGACGTAAGTTCGCTTCAACCATCTCTTTCTTCGCACGGCGAGCTTTTGCTTCACCGATAGACATACGACGGCTGATGTCTTTAACGTTTTGTACGCTCAGAGACGTTTCTTCTTCAATCATTTTTAGCTTAGTGATTGAACGACGGATCTCTTCTTCGTTACGTTTGATTTTCTCTGCGTATGGTTTGTCAGACGCTAGAATCTCATCTAACCAAGCATCACTTGATTCGTTACCAGTGAACAGAGCGATGAATGATTTCTTCGGCATTTTGCCGTATTCAACGACTGACTTCATGATCAAGCGTTCTTGAGTACGAACGCGATCCATAGACGTACGAAGCTCATTCACCAAGTGATCGAACTGTTTTGGTGTTAGACGGAATTCTTTGAACACGTCTAGCATCATTTCATTAGCAACGGTTGCTTTCGGGCTTTCGTAGCCGTATTCGTTTATCGCTAACTGCAGATTTTGGTATGTACTACGTAGCTGATTAAACTTCTCCAGAGCAAGTTCTGGATCGATACCAACATCTTCTTCAGTGTCTTCTGAATCGTCGTCGCCATCTTCGTCTTCGTCATCATCATCTACGTCTGTGTCATCTTCATCTTCTAATTGAGATTCAGATAGCTCAGAACCGATATGTGTTGCAGTAGGTGCAGCTGTATCTTCTGCATCTGGGTCTACAAATCCAGAAATTAGATCCGTAAGGCGAAGCTCTTCTGCTTGAACTTTATCAAACTGTTCAAGAATGTACGGGATCGTTCCTGGGTATTCAGCAACAGATGATTGAACTTGGTTAATACCTTCTTCAATACGTTTTGCGATGTCGATTTCGCCTTCGCGAGTCAGTAGTTCTACTGTACCCATTTCACGCATGTACATACGCACTGGGTCTGTAGTACGACCAATTTCACTTTCTACGCTAGAAAGTGCAGCGGCTGCAGCTTCGGCTGCATCTTCATCGGTAATATTTGTGTCATCATTTAGTGCTAAATCATCAGCATCAGGAGCAGTTTCTACTACCTTAATGCCCATGTCATTGATCATCTGAATGATGTCTTCTACCTGTTCTGAATCTACGATTTCAGCAGGTAGGTGGTCATTTACTTCGGCGTAGGTCAGATAGCCTTGTTCCTTGCCTTTAATAACAAGTGACTTTAGCTGTGACTGCGGATTTTGATCCATAGACGGTATCCAACTTCGTAATCTGGTGAAGGAATCAGTATGCGAAATGCAAACCACTAACTATAACAAATTAAATTGATGCTGACTAATTAAACAGGGTTACGCTTTTAAATCTAGCATAAGTGCTAGCAGCTCCCTTTTCTCTTCGGCTGATAAACCGACACTTCTTGCTTTGGCCTGCAGGTTTTCAATTTGCTTTTCTACGCACTGGGCGATAATTTTGTCCAGTGAGTCTAAAAATATTTCTTCTTGGTTGTCTTCATCGAGTGGAATGTCCCAGCTCGCAAGACGAGACAGAAGTGCCTCATTCTGGCTATTTCGCCAGTGCTCTAATAATTGGCCTGTGTTTATATGGGGATGCGCCTGGCATTTATCAAGTACATCTACAAATAAACTGAGGCCTGGTATGGATAAATCTCTCACTGTGGAAAGGTCCGGTACCATTTGAGCATAGCTCGGATTTTGAATAAGTAGAGCAATAACCTCACGCATTGGAGTTCGTTTGATCTCTTTGTGCGGTTGAGGTCGAGTTTCGTTTACTTTTTTACGTGATTGACGCAGGCGGTTATCAAAGCCTGTACGTTCATCAAGTAGCTTTTCGAGTAGCTCCTGAAAGTATGGATCAGGAATCCTGTCTATCAAGGCACTAGCATAAGCTCTGAGTGCTGACTTACCCTCATTATTGCCCAAGTTTATTTGGTGCAATTCGATCAGGTTATCAAATAGATAGCTCGATAGTGGCGTCGCTTGTTCAATTTGCTGTTCGAAGGCCGCTTTGCCGTATTTTCGAACAAAGCTATCTGGGTCTTCTCCATCTGGTAAGAACAGGAATTTCAATGTGTTACCAGTTTTTAAGTATTGAAGCGCGTTTTCTAGAGCTCGCCAAGCGGCTTCTTTACCAGCTCGGTCTCCATCGTAGCAACACACCACCGTATTTGTTTGGCGAAACAGCATTTGAATGTGATCGCCTGTGGTCGAGGTGCCTAGCGAAGCGACAGAGTAATCGACGCCATATTGCGCTAAAGCGACCACGTCCATATAACCTTCAACCACTAAAACTTGTGGTGGCTCTCGGTATGCCTGCAGTACTTCGTAAAGGCCATAAAGCTCTTTACCCTTGTGGAAGATAGGCGTTTCCGGAGAGTTAAGGTATTTCGGTGTACCGTCGCCCAGCACTCGGCCACCAAAACCAATCACTCGGCCGCGGCGGTCGCGAATCGGAAACATCACACGGCCACGGAATCGGTCGTAGCGGTTGCCTTTGTCGTTTTCAATCAACATGCCGCCAGACACGAGCATGTCTTGAGCGTCTTTTTGCTGGCCGAAGTTTTTACGGACTAAATCCCACTCGTCAGCCACGTAACCGATGCCAAATTTCTGCACGATTTCGCCAGATAAGCCACGGTCTTTAAGGTACTCAATAGCAACTTTGTTTGCTGGCTGCTTAAGTTGATTACGATAAAACTGAGCGATGCTGCCCATTAAATCGTAAAGATTACGTTTCTCGCTACTGCTGGCTTGTGGGCCCGATTTAAACTGGCCTCCGCCACTGCGCTGCTCACGAGGAACGTCCAGACCTAAATACGAGGCAAGCTCTTCAATGGCTTCCACAAAGTCCAGGCGTTCAAACTCCATGATAAAGTCGATGGCGTTGCCATGAGCACCACAACCAAAACAGTGATAAAACTGCTTCTCTTGGCTAACGCTGAAAGAGGGCGTTTTCTCATTGTGGAATGGGCAACAAGCGCCGTAGTTTTTGCCTTTTTTCTTAAGTTTCACGCGTGCGTCGACGATATCGACAATATCAAGCCGAGCTAGAAGGTCATCGATAAAACTGCGAGGGATGTGTCCAGCCATAAAACCTAACAAAAAAGAAAAATCATGATTGGTGTGAATGAGTTACTGAGAAAGTTTGCGTGCGACTTTGAGTTGCTTCATTCAGATACAAACAAGCCGTGCGTTCCAAAGGATAGCACGGCTTGCTGCAATTGGGTGGGGTATTAAGCCAATTTAGCGCGAACTAAACCGCTTACTTTACCCATATCTGCACGCCCTTGAATTTGCGGTTTCAAAACGCCCATTACTTTACCCATGTCTTGCATGCCAGCTGCACCAGATTCTGCAATTGCATTCTCGATAAGAGTCGCAACTTCATCGTCTGTCAGTGGTTGAGGCATAAAGTCCTCAAGAACCGTAATTTCTGCTTTCTCCGCATCAGCAAGATCTTGACGACCCGCTGCTTCATACTGCGTTACAGAGTCGCGACGTTGTTTAACCATCTTAGTCAATACCGCAATAATGTCGTCGTCGTTCAGAGTAATCTGCTCGTCAACTTCACGTTGCTTAATTGCTGCTAAGGCTAAACGAATAGTACCAAGGCGCAATTTGTCCTTGGCTTTCATCGCTAATTTTTGCTCTTCTTTGAGTTGTTCAATCAGAGCCATAACTAAATTCCTCTACGGAGCTCAGTTATTAGTACAGGCGAACGCGACGAGCGTTTTCGCGAGCTAGCTTCTTAGCGTGACGCTTTTGAGCTGCTGCTTTAGCGCGTTTGCGAACTGTAGTTGGTTTTTCGTAGTGCTCACGACGACGCACTTCAGAAAGGATACCTGCTTTTTCGCAAGAGCGCTTAAAACGACGTAGAGCAACGTCGAACGGTTCGTTTTCACGTACTTTAACTACTGGCATATGCCTTTCACCTCAGGGGTTATTCGTTAATGCTGGCATTCAACAGACCAAATCACAATTATTTGGTCACTTACCAGCTGATCAAAAATGGTGCGGAATTTTAATCCGATCACAACTGCTTTGTAAAGCCTTTTATCGATTATTGTCTGTACAAAATTTGTTTGCAGCACCAAGGCAAGGTAATATGACGCCCAAATTTCCTCTATATAGAAAGCATACTGAGATAACCATGCGTATTATTGGTATTGAAACCTCTTGTGACGAGACTGGCATCGCGATTTATGACGATGAAAAGGGTCTGTTGTCACACAAGCTTTACAGCCAAGTAAAACTTCACGCGGATTATGGTGGTGTGGTGCCTGAGTTGGCTTCACGTGACCATGTGAAGAAAACCATTCCTCTTATTAAAGAGGCGTTAAAAGAAGCGAACCTCACTTCAAAAGACATTGATGGTGTGGCGTACACCGCTGGCCCAGGTTTGGTTGGGGCGTTATTGGTTGGCGCAACCATTGGTCGCAGTATTGCTTACGCTTGGGGTGTGCCTGCGGTACCTGTTCATCATATGGAAGGCCACTTACTGGCGCCAATGTTGGAAGACAACCCACCACCGTTCCCGTTTGTAGCGGTATTGGTATCTGGTGGTCACTCTATGATGGTTGAAGTAAAAGGCATTGGTGAATACCAAATCCTGGGTGAGTCGATTGATGATGCGGCTGGTGAAGCTTTTGATAAGACAGCGAAGTTAATGGGTCTGGATTACCCTGGTGGTCCGCTGCTTTCAAAGCTGGCTGAAAAAGGCACGCCGGGGCGCTTTAAATTCCCACGCCCAATGACAGATCGTCCGGGTCTGGATATGAGCTTCTCAGGCCTGAAGACATTCACGGCGAATACCATTGCGGCGAACGGCGAAGACGAACAGACTCGCGCAGATATCGCGCTGGCATTTGAAGAAGCGGTTTGTGCAACGTTGGCGATCAAGTGTAGGCGAGCACTGGATCAGACTGGTATGAAGCGTATTGTTATCGCAGGTGGTGTGAGTGCGAACCGTCGTCTACGTGCAGAGTTGGAAAAACTGGCGAAGAAAGTCGGTGGTGAAGTTTATTACCCACGTACAGAGTTTTGTACCGACAATGGCGCAATGATCGCTTATGCGGGCATGCAGCGTCTGAAAAACGGTGAAGTATCGGATATGGCAGTCGAAGCCCGTCCTCGCTGGCCAATCGATCAACTAACGCCGATTGCGTAAGCGTATTTATCTTATACCCAAATAACCTCGAGATGCTTGGTTCAGCGAGAATGACTTGGCTCTCAGACGCGGCAACGATTTGAAGATCTAGTGGTTCTAAATCAAAAATCGTTAACAAAGGCTGTGAGTCAAGACAACTCGCCCTTCGGGAGCGTGTCACTGACACAATTTCTGCGTCAAATAACTTGGAAAGAGCTTGCTATTCCGCTGCATTATTTTCCTTGAACTAGTATCAGTGACAACGCTCTGAATCCTGCATCTTGAAGTCATTTGGGTATATACAGGCCTCTATTCATAGAGGCCTTTGTTTTTGATAACAGAGCACATCAATAACAGGTGATTGTATTTTGCAATAACCTCGGGCTGCTTAGTTCATTGACAACATCGGATAGAAAAATAAGTAATGGATATAGCAATGAATAAATTTGAAATTGAAGGTCAGCAACTTGCGTACCTGGATAAAGGTGAAGGGCCAGTTTTGCTATTTGGTCACAGCTATTTGTGGGATAACCAAATGTGGGCACCTCAGGTTGAAGTTCTTAGTCAGTTTTATCGCTGTATCGTGCCGGATTTATGGGCACATGGTGAGTCTGAGGCGGCACCTGCATCAACACGCTCTTTAGTGGACTATGCCCAGCATATGATAGCGTTGATGGATCACCTTGAAGTGGAAGAGTTTTCTATT
This window contains:
- a CDS encoding MetQ/NlpA family ABC transporter substrate-binding protein; the encoded protein is MESFSQIKQLPFIFIAALSLAACGQKEDSVIKVGATVGPHAQVVEAVAKEAEKQGLKVEVVEFSDYVTPNAALSDGSIDINSYQHQPFLDNFNNSHNAHLVSIGQSILMRMGVYSNKFRSLEDLPENARIAIPNDPTNGGRGLLLLADAGLITLRPGVGHKAALTDITENPKAFQFIEVDAAQLPRTLDDVDAATITMNYVMSSGLDPKKQGIYLESKEAPLAVMVIATREADKNKEEYKKFVSIYQSQEIRDFLDKTFKGTIEPAF
- the tsaD gene encoding tRNA (adenosine(37)-N6)-threonylcarbamoyltransferase complex transferase subunit TsaD, which produces MRIIGIETSCDETGIAIYDDEKGLLSHKLYSQVKLHADYGGVVPELASRDHVKKTIPLIKEALKEANLTSKDIDGVAYTAGPGLVGALLVGATIGRSIAYAWGVPAVPVHHMEGHLLAPMLEDNPPPFPFVAVLVSGGHSMMVEVKGIGEYQILGESIDDAAGEAFDKTAKLMGLDYPGGPLLSKLAEKGTPGRFKFPRPMTDRPGLDMSFSGLKTFTANTIAANGEDEQTRADIALAFEEAVCATLAIKCRRALDQTGMKRIVIAGGVSANRRLRAELEKLAKKVGGEVYYPRTEFCTDNGAMIAYAGMQRLKNGEVSDMAVEARPRWPIDQLTPIA
- the dnaG gene encoding DNA primase, with protein sequence MAGHIPRSFIDDLLARLDIVDIVDARVKLKKKGKNYGACCPFHNEKTPSFSVSQEKQFYHCFGCGAHGNAIDFIMEFERLDFVEAIEELASYLGLDVPREQRSGGGQFKSGPQASSSEKRNLYDLMGSIAQFYRNQLKQPANKVAIEYLKDRGLSGEIVQKFGIGYVADEWDLVRKNFGQQKDAQDMLVSGGMLIENDKGNRYDRFRGRVMFPIRDRRGRVIGFGGRVLGDGTPKYLNSPETPIFHKGKELYGLYEVLQAYREPPQVLVVEGYMDVVALAQYGVDYSVASLGTSTTGDHIQMLFRQTNTVVCCYDGDRAGKEAAWRALENALQYLKTGNTLKFLFLPDGEDPDSFVRKYGKAAFEQQIEQATPLSSYLFDNLIELHQINLGNNEGKSALRAYASALIDRIPDPYFQELLEKLLDERTGFDNRLRQSRKKVNETRPQPHKEIKRTPMREVIALLIQNPSYAQMVPDLSTVRDLSIPGLSLFVDVLDKCQAHPHINTGQLLEHWRNSQNEALLSRLASWDIPLDEDNQEEIFLDSLDKIIAQCVEKQIENLQAKARSVGLSAEEKRELLALMLDLKA
- a CDS encoding GatB/YqeY domain-containing protein, with translation MALIEQLKEEQKLAMKAKDKLRLGTIRLALAAIKQREVDEQITLNDDDIIAVLTKMVKQRRDSVTQYEAAGRQDLADAEKAEITVLEDFMPQPLTDDEVATLIENAIAESGAAGMQDMGKVMGVLKPQIQGRADMGKVSGLVRAKLA
- a CDS encoding flagellin, with amino-acid sequence MTLSLHNNTAALATRRHVADASEDFNSSILKLSSGKKINSAKDDAAGLQISNRLHVQTRGLDVAAKNVNDGVAIVQTAEGSMREISHILQDMRDQSLQAANGAYSIADRQAIQKNVQALKDELHSIASSANFAGTNLLDGTYGKKALQVGSNNETILLELKDMRSSASSMGGKIFVAQEAKGADWVVGEDGHKLSIDFIDKSGNDVSLNIEAKIGDDIEELATYINGQQEFITASVSGSGELQMFVGSDIAEDEICFSGCLAKELNFDNGRKSIVENIDVTSTGGAHEAVAVIDSALNYVDGHQADMGALHNRFDRMLSNLTNMHENISASKGNRTDTDFAKETTEMTRAKILQQSSSSMLAQARVIPNAALNLLN
- the rpoD gene encoding RNA polymerase sigma factor RpoD, producing MDQNPQSQLKSLVIKGKEQGYLTYAEVNDHLPAEIVDSEQVEDIIQMINDMGIKVVETAPDADDLALNDDTNITDEDAAEAAAAALSSVESEIGRTTDPVRMYMREMGTVELLTREGEIDIAKRIEEGINQVQSSVAEYPGTIPYILEQFDKVQAEELRLTDLISGFVDPDAEDTAAPTATHIGSELSESQLEDEDDTDVDDDDEDEDGDDDSEDTEEDVGIDPELALEKFNQLRSTYQNLQLAINEYGYESPKATVANEMMLDVFKEFRLTPKQFDHLVNELRTSMDRVRTQERLIMKSVVEYGKMPKKSFIALFTGNESSDAWLDEILASDKPYAEKIKRNEEEIRRSITKLKMIEEETSLSVQNVKDISRRMSIGEAKARRAKKEMVEANLRLVISIAKKYTNRGLQFLDLIQEGNIGLMKAVDKFEYRRGYKFSTYATWWIRQAITRSIADQARTIRIPVHMIETINKLNRISRQMLQEMGREPLPEELAERMQMPEDKIRKVLKIAKEPISMETPIGDDEDSHLGDFIEDTTLELPLDSATATSLKGATKDVLAGLTPREAKVLRMRFGIDMNTDHTLEEVGKQFDVTRERIRQIEAKALRKLRHPSRSETLRSFLDE
- the rpsU gene encoding 30S ribosomal protein S21, which codes for MPVVKVRENEPFDVALRRFKRSCEKAGILSEVRRREHYEKPTTVRKRAKAAAQKRHAKKLARENARRVRLY